A single genomic interval of Streptomyces graminofaciens harbors:
- a CDS encoding pyridoxal phosphate-dependent aminotransferase, with protein sequence MEFRQSNKLSEVCYEIRGPVVEHANALEKAGHSVLRLNTGNPALFGFEAPEEILQDMIRMLPQAHGYTDSRGILSARRAVAQRYQTLGLEVGVDDVFLGNGISELISMAVQALVEDGDEILIPAPDFPLWTAVTTLAGGKAVHYLCDEQADWYPDLDDMASKITDRTKAVLIINPNNPTGAVYPKEIIEGILDLARRHGLMVFADEIYDQILYDDAVHHSAAALAPDLVVLTFCGLSKTYRVAGFRSGWLVVTGPKQHAKDYLEGLTMLASMRLCANAPAQYAIQAALGGRQSIHDLTAPGGRLHEQRDVAWEKLNEIPGVSCVKPKGALYAFPRLDPKVHKIHDDEKFVLDLLLREKIQVVQGTGFNWPTPDHFRILTLPHADDLDAAISRIGRFLSGYRQ encoded by the coding sequence ATGGAGTTCCGGCAGTCGAACAAGCTCAGCGAGGTCTGTTACGAGATCCGCGGCCCGGTGGTCGAGCACGCCAACGCGCTCGAGAAGGCGGGCCACAGCGTGCTGCGCCTCAACACCGGCAACCCGGCACTCTTCGGCTTCGAGGCCCCGGAGGAGATCCTCCAGGACATGATCCGGATGCTGCCGCAGGCGCACGGGTACACCGACTCACGCGGCATCCTGTCCGCCCGCCGTGCCGTGGCCCAGCGCTACCAGACCCTGGGCCTGGAGGTCGGCGTCGACGACGTCTTCCTCGGCAACGGCATCTCCGAGCTGATCTCGATGGCCGTACAGGCCCTGGTCGAGGACGGCGACGAGATCCTGATCCCCGCCCCCGACTTCCCTCTCTGGACGGCGGTGACCACCCTCGCGGGCGGCAAGGCGGTCCACTACCTCTGCGACGAGCAGGCCGACTGGTACCCGGACCTCGACGACATGGCGTCGAAGATCACGGACCGCACGAAGGCCGTCCTGATCATCAACCCGAACAACCCCACGGGCGCGGTCTATCCCAAGGAGATCATCGAGGGCATCCTCGACCTCGCCCGCCGGCACGGTCTGATGGTCTTCGCCGACGAGATCTACGACCAGATCCTGTACGACGACGCCGTGCACCACTCGGCCGCCGCGCTCGCTCCCGACCTGGTGGTCCTGACCTTCTGCGGCCTGTCGAAGACGTACCGGGTGGCGGGGTTCCGCTCGGGCTGGCTGGTCGTGACGGGCCCGAAGCAGCACGCGAAGGACTACCTGGAGGGCCTGACCATGCTGGCCTCCATGCGGCTGTGCGCCAACGCGCCCGCGCAGTACGCCATCCAGGCCGCGCTCGGCGGCCGCCAGTCGATCCACGACCTCACCGCGCCGGGCGGCAGGCTGCACGAACAGCGCGATGTGGCCTGGGAGAAACTCAACGAGATCCCGGGGGTGTCGTGTGTGAAGCCGAAGGGGGCGCTGTACGCGTTCCCGCGCCTCGACCCCAAGGTCCACAAGATCCATGACGACGAGAAGTTCGTCCTTGACCTGCTGCTGCGGGAGAAGATCCAGGTGGTGCAGGGCACGGGCTTCAACTGGCCGACCCCCGACCACTTCCGCATCCTCACCCTCCCCCACGCGGACGACCTCGACGCGGCGATCAGCCGGATCGGGCGGTTCCTGAGCGGGTACCGGCAATAG
- a CDS encoding HAD domain-containing protein — MTDRPLLLLDVDGPLNPFGARLWRPRGYVTRRVHPANWSSRQEPGSRRLRRGLRIRLNPAHGARLLALPYELAWATTWMHEANEMIGPVIGLPGDLPVIEFTNLFAADPEGLYWKTRRVVEWAAGRPFVWVDDMITDLDVRHVAEHHDAAALLMRIDPRRGLREPEFARLERWARAL; from the coding sequence ATGACCGACAGACCGTTGCTCCTCCTCGACGTCGACGGCCCCCTCAACCCGTTCGGCGCCCGATTGTGGCGTCCGCGCGGCTACGTCACACGCCGGGTACATCCCGCCAACTGGTCATCCCGGCAGGAACCGGGCTCCCGGCGGCTCCGCCGGGGGCTGCGGATCCGGCTCAACCCGGCACACGGGGCACGGCTGCTCGCCCTGCCGTACGAGCTGGCGTGGGCGACCACGTGGATGCATGAGGCCAACGAGATGATCGGGCCGGTGATCGGACTGCCGGGCGATCTGCCGGTCATCGAGTTCACGAACCTGTTCGCCGCGGACCCGGAAGGCCTCTACTGGAAGACCCGGCGGGTGGTGGAGTGGGCGGCGGGGCGCCCCTTCGTCTGGGTCGACGACATGATCACCGACCTCGACGTACGGCATGTGGCCGAACACCACGACGCTGCGGCGCTGCTGATGCGGATCGATCCGCGCAGGGGGCTGCGGGAACCGGAGTTCGCGCGGCTGGAGCGCTGGGCGCGCGCCCTGTGA
- a CDS encoding M48 family metalloprotease produces the protein MRGRRPRTGASPHGSLRTHSSHDRFSRDGSSYDSPPATPSTSTLPHPTSTQFLLLLLMLGAASLFAGTWWGVLTRDGWASRRDGCLRRAAENAGPAPGDTAHCVHELLLRESAVTLIGPAVVLALAGLAVLLTTFWRLRRWRRHPLPVPGRTTAALKACLTETGYAPAGPPRLVVERRGGFGGVREEARAYGLFGRRYVVVANYTTLSTDTPWSESDGRIALAGLRHEIAHLRAGDVGRGRFAFHALWVFPCVVVLPLAVAAVGRPADLATALGWRLAAVTVVVLLAFAAFVRTREYEADAASDTAASDPGGMAFAVETSMARGRTRLPEFLRLHPHDRSRLRMLKTPGKPGRALLASCLIAGVAVGSAFQEIALLSEAATGGNSLVPYWLTGLLAGTGVTAVVSVSVWRRDLAPDAGPDAHGTPYAYAPLRDTVLPGALLGLALVVGSQLSPRAAAAWERLFPSALVTGDNYSLLGTRPLAALPLVAAPVVGGVVFLAWSRALARVRSRAAGTTVLTGTTVLIVLGGLVLSVPLALWFQLQRLVATSYVPPRAVARVLLDPVALGALGTTGLVALALLCPQRWRPALALACVCAALLPLTAMAVGTVVEHRAGPAPPLTRPSEETGSAHEIPERSLPIAPSATTPGRDPAVEPKLACYIFSSTPTERLHSPDGLEEVAERMKVTRDTGLRSVVLRVLKGLESARTDADTFDVEAAVLDLHAACKVVQDR, from the coding sequence GTGAGGGGCCGCCGCCCTCGCACCGGGGCCTCGCCCCACGGGTCCTTACGCACCCACTCCTCGCACGACCGCTTCTCCCGCGACGGGTCCTCGTACGACAGTCCCCCGGCCACACCGTCCACTTCCACGCTCCCCCATCCGACATCCACCCAGTTCCTGCTCCTGCTGCTCATGCTGGGCGCCGCGTCGCTGTTCGCCGGCACCTGGTGGGGCGTACTGACCCGGGACGGCTGGGCATCGCGGCGGGACGGCTGTCTGCGCCGCGCGGCCGAGAACGCGGGACCGGCACCGGGCGACACCGCGCACTGCGTGCACGAACTGCTGCTCCGGGAGTCGGCCGTGACGCTGATCGGCCCGGCGGTGGTGCTCGCCCTCGCCGGTCTCGCCGTCCTGCTGACCACGTTCTGGCGCCTGCGCCGCTGGCGACGCCACCCGCTGCCGGTTCCCGGCCGGACCACGGCGGCACTGAAGGCCTGCCTCACCGAGACGGGGTACGCCCCCGCCGGGCCACCACGGCTGGTCGTCGAGAGACGCGGCGGCTTCGGCGGCGTACGCGAGGAGGCGCGGGCGTACGGGCTGTTCGGCCGGCGGTACGTCGTCGTCGCCAACTACACGACTCTCTCGACGGACACGCCGTGGAGCGAGTCCGACGGGCGGATCGCGCTCGCGGGTCTGCGGCACGAGATCGCCCATCTGCGCGCCGGGGACGTGGGCCGCGGCCGGTTCGCGTTCCACGCCCTGTGGGTCTTCCCGTGCGTGGTCGTCCTCCCGCTGGCGGTCGCGGCCGTCGGGCGCCCGGCGGACCTAGCGACGGCCCTGGGCTGGCGGCTCGCCGCGGTGACCGTCGTGGTCCTGCTGGCCTTCGCCGCGTTCGTCCGCACCCGCGAGTACGAGGCCGACGCGGCCTCCGACACCGCCGCGTCGGATCCCGGCGGGATGGCGTTCGCCGTGGAGACGTCGATGGCCCGGGGCCGTACCCGGCTGCCGGAGTTCCTGCGGCTGCATCCGCACGACCGCAGTCGGCTGCGCATGCTGAAGACCCCGGGGAAGCCGGGCCGGGCACTGCTCGCCTCCTGTCTGATCGCGGGTGTGGCGGTCGGGTCCGCGTTCCAGGAGATCGCCCTGCTGTCGGAGGCGGCGACGGGCGGGAACTCCCTCGTCCCGTACTGGCTCACGGGGCTGCTCGCGGGCACGGGCGTCACCGCCGTGGTGTCGGTCTCGGTGTGGCGGCGCGACCTCGCGCCGGACGCCGGGCCGGACGCCCACGGCACGCCGTACGCCTACGCCCCGCTCCGGGACACCGTGCTTCCCGGGGCTCTGCTGGGGCTCGCGCTCGTCGTGGGTTCGCAGTTGTCCCCGCGCGCGGCCGCCGCCTGGGAACGGCTGTTCCCGTCGGCTCTCGTCACCGGCGACAACTACTCCCTCCTCGGCACCCGGCCGCTCGCCGCGCTGCCGCTCGTGGCCGCCCCGGTCGTCGGCGGGGTCGTCTTCCTGGCCTGGTCGAGGGCGCTCGCACGCGTGCGGTCCCGGGCGGCCGGAACCACCGTCCTGACCGGAACCACCGTGCTGATCGTCCTCGGCGGGCTGGTGCTCTCGGTGCCGCTGGCCCTGTGGTTCCAGCTGCAGCGACTGGTCGCCACCTCGTATGTGCCGCCGAGGGCCGTCGCGCGCGTGCTGCTGGATCCGGTCGCGCTCGGGGCCCTGGGCACCACCGGGCTCGTCGCGCTCGCGCTGCTGTGCCCGCAGCGGTGGCGCCCGGCTCTGGCCCTCGCCTGTGTCTGCGCGGCCCTGCTGCCGCTCACCGCGATGGCCGTCGGCACGGTCGTCGAACACCGCGCCGGTCCGGCACCCCCGCTGACGAGGCCGTCCGAGGAGACCGGCAGTGCCCATGAGATTCCGGAACGATCCCTGCCCATCGCGCCGAGCGCCACGACTCCCGGCCGCGATCCGGCCGTCGAACCGAAACTCGCCTGCTACATCTTCTCCAGCACCCCCACCGAGCGCCTCCACTCTCCCGACGGCCTCGAAGAAGTGGCGGAACGTATGAAAGTGACGCGCGATACGGGATTGCGCTCGGTCGTTCTGAGAGTTCTCAAGGGTCTCGAAAGCGCTCGGACGGACGCCGACACATTCGACGTCGAAGCAGCCGTACTTGATCTCCATGCGGCGTGCAAAGTCGTTCAGGATCGATAA
- a CDS encoding NAD(P)H-binding protein, whose product MILVTGATGTIGSEVVRQLAARGEKVRALTRDPDRAGVPAGVEAVRGDYHEPPTVEAALAGVSALFAVAVLGPGDADADRRLVELARAAGVRRVVKLSAIAVDDPAVGPAGLWHRGGEQAVRDSGLEWTILRPSSFDSNTLSWAEPIRAGEPVPDMTGSGVQGVVDPRDVSAVAVEALLSDGHAGRIYTLTGPELLTAADQAAALAAALGRPVGTVDLTPEEARDLMARSGLSDTYVEGVLGGTAYVRAGGNAVVTDDVHRVLGRAARTYAEWARDHTEAFGAAD is encoded by the coding sequence ATGATCCTCGTGACGGGTGCCACCGGCACCATCGGCAGTGAAGTCGTACGACAGCTCGCGGCGCGCGGCGAGAAGGTCCGCGCCCTGACCCGTGATCCGGACCGGGCCGGGGTGCCCGCCGGGGTGGAGGCGGTGCGCGGCGACTACCACGAGCCCCCGACCGTGGAGGCCGCGCTGGCCGGGGTCTCGGCCCTGTTCGCGGTGGCCGTCCTGGGCCCCGGGGACGCCGACGCGGACCGGCGGCTCGTCGAACTGGCCCGCGCGGCGGGCGTCCGGCGCGTCGTGAAGCTCTCCGCCATCGCCGTCGACGACCCGGCCGTGGGCCCCGCCGGGCTCTGGCACCGGGGTGGCGAACAGGCAGTGCGGGACAGCGGGCTGGAGTGGACGATCCTGCGGCCCTCCTCCTTCGACTCCAACACGCTGAGCTGGGCGGAACCGATTCGCGCGGGCGAGCCCGTGCCCGACATGACCGGCTCCGGCGTGCAGGGCGTGGTAGACCCGCGCGACGTCTCGGCGGTCGCCGTCGAGGCGCTGCTCTCCGACGGTCACGCGGGCCGCATCTACACCCTCACCGGCCCCGAACTGCTCACGGCCGCCGACCAGGCCGCCGCCCTCGCCGCGGCCCTCGGCCGCCCGGTCGGCACCGTCGATCTCACACCGGAGGAGGCCCGCGACCTCATGGCCCGGTCGGGCCTGTCCGACACCTACGTCGAGGGCGTCCTGGGAGGTACGGCGTACGTCCGCGCGGGCGGCAACGCGGTGGTGACGGACGACGTCCACCGGGTGCTCGGGCGCGCGGCGCGGACGTACGCCGAGTGGGCGCGGGATCACACGGAGGCGTTCGGGGCGGCCGACTGA
- a CDS encoding GNAT family N-acetyltransferase, translating into MTGLGPVAWPPAPITTERLVLRESEARDRATFIELFASPEVHTYLGGTRPRDELEHAMPEVPGRRPGLFVIDLDGTMIGTITLDRRDAERPGHVRPDAGEAELGYMFLPEAWGCGYAAEACAAALDWFADALPGEPVVLCTQTANDRSMRLAAKLGFTEVERFEEWGAEQWFGVWSSVTPSG; encoded by the coding sequence ATGACTGGACTCGGACCCGTCGCCTGGCCACCTGCCCCGATAACGACCGAACGGCTCGTGCTCCGCGAGTCCGAGGCCCGAGACCGTGCGACGTTCATCGAACTGTTCGCCTCGCCAGAGGTGCACACCTACCTCGGTGGCACTCGACCACGTGATGAGCTCGAACACGCGATGCCCGAGGTACCCGGGCGGCGCCCTGGCCTTTTCGTGATCGATCTCGACGGAACGATGATCGGCACGATCACGCTCGATCGGCGCGACGCGGAGCGTCCGGGGCACGTCCGTCCGGATGCCGGGGAGGCCGAGCTCGGTTACATGTTCCTGCCGGAGGCATGGGGATGCGGGTACGCCGCCGAGGCGTGCGCAGCGGCACTCGACTGGTTCGCCGACGCACTTCCCGGCGAGCCGGTGGTGCTCTGCACCCAGACCGCCAACGACCGTTCGATGCGCCTCGCGGCGAAGCTGGGGTTCACCGAAGTGGAGCGGTTCGAGGAGTGGGGCGCCGAGCAGTGGTTCGGCGTGTGGTCCTCGGTCACGCCGTCCGGTTGA
- a CDS encoding winged helix-turn-helix transcriptional regulator, whose protein sequence is MSRRRSYDQYCSAARALDAVGDRWTLLIVRELLAGPRRYTDLHADLPGVSTDVLAGRLKDMERDGLATRRRLPPPGAAYVYELTGRGRELLPVIQALGKWGEGELGERSPTDAVRAHWFALPLLRSLEGEGLVEVRLEEGDFHLYVGVEDGPVYGDGPAPREPDARLALDSGTCVAVSRGLLSLADAVRAGRIEVGGDGPLAKALREA, encoded by the coding sequence ATGTCACGTCGCCGAAGCTACGACCAGTACTGTTCCGCCGCCCGCGCGCTCGACGCCGTCGGTGACCGCTGGACCCTGCTGATCGTCCGGGAGCTGCTCGCCGGTCCGCGCCGCTACACCGACCTGCACGCCGACCTGCCGGGCGTCAGTACGGACGTACTCGCCGGGCGGCTGAAGGACATGGAGCGCGACGGTCTCGCCACCCGGCGAAGGCTGCCTCCGCCGGGAGCGGCGTACGTCTACGAACTCACCGGGCGGGGCCGGGAGTTGCTGCCGGTGATCCAGGCGCTGGGAAAGTGGGGCGAGGGCGAACTCGGCGAGCGCAGCCCCACCGACGCCGTCCGCGCCCACTGGTTCGCGCTGCCGCTGCTGCGCTCGCTGGAGGGCGAGGGTCTCGTCGAAGTCCGGCTGGAGGAGGGGGACTTCCATCTGTACGTCGGTGTGGAGGACGGGCCGGTCTACGGCGACGGGCCCGCCCCCCGGGAGCCCGACGCGCGGCTCGCGCTCGACTCCGGCACCTGTGTGGCCGTGTCCCGGGGACTGTTGAGCCTGGCGGACGCGGTGCGCGCCGGGCGGATCGAGGTCGGGGGAGACGGCCCCCTGGCCAAAGCACTGCGGGAGGCATGA
- a CDS encoding alpha-N-acetylglucosaminidase has protein sequence MPLARRALLTAFAAGSAGAAVACASAVAIPSDDAPGAPDSTSAATAAARRLLPRHWRQITFLTEGQRDTFRVSGRTGDLTVSGDTPGIQLTGLNWYLRHIARAEINWAGEQTGLLPRELPGLDGTVTRRANVPHRFALNDTNDGYTGAYLDWAYWEHELDVLALHGYNEVLVHTGADALYHRVFQEFGYGEKELRAWIPGPAHQPWWLLQNLSGFPEPVSRQLLDARAALGRRIARRVRELGMTPVLPGYFGTVPPGFAERNPGARTVPQGDWMGFARPDWLDPRSDHFARVAAAFYRLQDELFDGPSTLYKMDLLHEGGDPGDVPVGEAARGVERALQAARPGAIWVILGWQHNPPRAILDAVDKARMLVVDGLSDRFPTVTDREADWGDTPYAFGSIWNFGGHTALGANTRDWPELYEKWRTRSGSKLRGIALLPEAADNNPAAFALFSELAWQDEELDLKAWFAQWAHARYGAPDPHAEAAWDVLRRTAYGTNRADSWSEGADGLFGARPALNSVRAARWSPRRLRYEAADFEPALSELLQVRRSLRDSSAYRRDLLDVARQTVSNRSRVLLPRIKKAYDDGDLARFDELTGGWLSLMDLLDRLLATDSRHLLGRWVADARAWGADDAERERLAYDTLSLLTVWGTRKGADAGLRDYANREWAGLVGGLYRLRWSTYFDELRDALAEARAPAKIDWFALEERWTRDPGPLATVPTGDTHAVATQIRDRLTALS, from the coding sequence ATGCCGCTCGCCCGCCGTGCCCTGCTCACCGCCTTCGCCGCCGGTTCGGCGGGCGCCGCGGTCGCCTGCGCCTCGGCCGTCGCGATCCCCTCGGACGACGCGCCCGGCGCCCCGGACTCGACGTCCGCGGCCACGGCGGCGGCCCGGCGGCTGCTCCCGCGACACTGGCGGCAGATCACGTTCCTCACCGAGGGACAGCGGGACACCTTCCGGGTCTCCGGCCGCACCGGGGACCTCACCGTCTCCGGCGACACCCCGGGCATCCAACTCACCGGACTCAACTGGTACTTGCGGCACATCGCCCGTGCCGAGATCAACTGGGCGGGCGAGCAGACCGGCCTCCTCCCCCGCGAGCTGCCCGGTCTCGACGGCACGGTCACCCGCCGCGCGAACGTCCCGCACCGCTTCGCCCTCAACGACACCAACGACGGCTACACGGGCGCGTACCTCGACTGGGCGTACTGGGAACACGAGCTCGACGTACTGGCGCTGCACGGCTACAACGAGGTCCTCGTCCACACGGGCGCGGACGCGCTGTACCACCGGGTGTTCCAGGAGTTCGGGTACGGGGAGAAGGAGCTGCGGGCGTGGATCCCGGGCCCGGCCCATCAGCCGTGGTGGCTGCTGCAGAATCTGTCCGGCTTCCCCGAACCGGTATCGCGGCAGCTGCTCGACGCCCGCGCCGCACTCGGTCGGCGGATCGCGCGCCGGGTGCGCGAGCTGGGGATGACCCCGGTGCTCCCTGGATATTTCGGGACGGTTCCGCCCGGTTTCGCCGAGCGCAATCCGGGGGCGCGCACGGTTCCGCAGGGCGACTGGATGGGCTTCGCACGCCCCGACTGGCTGGATCCGCGCTCGGACCACTTCGCCCGGGTGGCGGCGGCCTTCTACCGCCTCCAGGACGAGCTGTTCGACGGCCCCTCGACCCTGTACAAGATGGATCTGCTGCACGAGGGCGGCGACCCCGGTGACGTGCCGGTCGGCGAGGCCGCACGGGGCGTCGAGAGAGCCTTGCAAGCCGCGCGCCCCGGGGCCATCTGGGTGATTCTCGGCTGGCAGCACAACCCGCCGCGCGCGATCCTCGACGCCGTCGACAAGGCGCGCATGCTCGTCGTCGACGGCCTCTCCGACCGCTTCCCGACGGTCACCGACCGCGAGGCCGACTGGGGCGACACCCCGTACGCCTTCGGCTCGATCTGGAACTTCGGCGGCCACACCGCGCTCGGCGCCAACACCCGCGACTGGCCGGAGCTGTACGAGAAGTGGCGCACCAGGAGTGGCAGCAAGCTGCGCGGGATCGCCCTGCTGCCGGAGGCCGCCGACAACAACCCCGCCGCCTTCGCCCTTTTCTCCGAACTCGCCTGGCAGGACGAGGAGTTGGACTTGAAGGCGTGGTTCGCCCAGTGGGCGCACGCGCGCTACGGCGCCCCTGATCCGCACGCCGAGGCCGCCTGGGACGTCCTGCGGCGCACCGCGTACGGCACGAACCGCGCCGACAGTTGGAGCGAGGGCGCCGACGGCCTGTTCGGCGCCCGCCCCGCACTGAACTCCGTCCGAGCGGCCCGCTGGTCCCCCAGACGACTCCGCTACGAGGCAGCGGACTTCGAGCCCGCGCTGAGCGAACTCCTGCAAGTCCGACGGAGCTTGCGCGACTCGTCCGCGTACCGCCGCGATCTGCTCGACGTGGCCCGCCAGACCGTCTCGAACCGCAGCCGCGTCCTGCTGCCGAGGATCAAGAAGGCGTACGACGACGGGGACCTCGCCCGCTTCGACGAGCTGACCGGCGGCTGGCTCTCGCTCATGGACCTGCTGGACCGGCTGCTGGCCACCGACTCCCGTCATCTGCTGGGCCGTTGGGTCGCCGACGCCCGGGCGTGGGGCGCGGACGACGCCGAGCGGGAGCGGCTGGCGTACGACACCCTGTCGCTGCTGACCGTGTGGGGGACGCGGAAGGGCGCGGACGCGGGGCTGCGCGACTACGCCAACCGGGAGTGGGCGGGGCTGGTGGGCGGGCTGTACCGGCTGCGCTGGTCGACGTACTTCGACGAACTGCGCGACGCGCTCGCCGAGGCGCGGGCGCCGGCGAAGATCGACTGGTTCGCGCTGGAGGAGCGCTGGACGCGCGATCCGGGGCCGCTCGCGACCGTGCCGACCGGTGACACCCACGCGGTCGCCACCCAGATCCGGGACCGGCTCACAGCCCTCTCCTGA
- a CDS encoding histidine phosphatase family protein produces the protein MGDLLLVRHGETEWSMSGQHTSWTDIPLTDNGRAQARTLAPLLNSHRIGAVFVSPMKRAQETAELAGLTGARVDADLREWDYGGYEGVTTVEIHRTRPDWFLFTDGVAPGTPEHPGESPEEVGARADRTLAKVHAALGNTEGCVVLVAHGHFLRVLTARWLGLPPAGGALFQLATGTVCRLGTEHGRPVVSGWNVRPSS, from the coding sequence ATGGGTGATCTTCTTCTTGTGCGGCACGGTGAGACCGAGTGGTCGATGTCCGGGCAGCACACCAGCTGGACCGACATCCCTCTCACCGACAACGGGCGGGCGCAGGCCCGCACCCTCGCCCCGCTGCTGAACTCGCACCGGATCGGCGCCGTCTTCGTCAGCCCCATGAAGCGCGCCCAGGAGACCGCCGAACTGGCCGGGCTCACCGGGGCGCGCGTCGACGCGGACCTCCGCGAGTGGGACTACGGCGGGTACGAGGGGGTCACGACCGTCGAGATCCATCGCACCCGGCCCGACTGGTTCCTGTTCACGGACGGGGTCGCGCCCGGGACGCCCGAGCACCCCGGGGAGAGCCCGGAGGAGGTCGGGGCGCGCGCCGACCGGACGCTGGCGAAGGTGCACGCGGCCCTCGGGAACACGGAGGGCTGTGTGGTGCTGGTGGCCCATGGGCACTTCCTGCGAGTGCTCACCGCGCGCTGGCTCGGGCTGCCGCCGGCGGGCGGGGCACTGTTCCAGCTGGCGACGGGGACCGTGTGCAGGCTCGGTACGGAACACGGGCGTCCGGTCGTCTCGGGGTGGAATGTCAGACCCTCCTCGTAG
- a CDS encoding helix-turn-helix domain-containing protein yields MTSATTYETHPGLPETIAAVPEALRPWFAGVESPAASEGPLSPPDDSAQHEPYTYVPDAATKLVVRTDADGRRDVVVVGPRTRASYYASRRPASCVQLRLEPGTARPLLGVPATDLLDRVVRLADLPALAARQLAAELRTTSAESIVPHLARALPDQLPPPGDSRTGLLRAAVEAMSPSADHRPDGVRELARRLAVSERQLRNLFADGVGVSPKLYARIARVRHLLAHRSPAVPWAQLATATGYYDQSHMTADFRTLMGVPPTSYFTGRLPAAQPCRPLDRAQSR; encoded by the coding sequence GTGACCAGCGCGACGACGTACGAGACGCATCCCGGTCTGCCGGAGACGATCGCGGCGGTGCCCGAGGCCCTGCGGCCGTGGTTCGCGGGGGTCGAGAGCCCGGCCGCCTCCGAAGGCCCCCTGAGCCCGCCCGACGACAGCGCTCAGCACGAGCCGTACACGTACGTCCCGGACGCGGCGACCAAGCTGGTCGTGCGGACCGACGCCGACGGCCGCCGTGACGTGGTGGTGGTCGGCCCGCGCACCCGGGCCTCGTACTACGCGAGCCGGCGCCCGGCCTCCTGCGTCCAGTTGCGCCTCGAACCGGGCACCGCACGGCCGCTGTTGGGTGTCCCGGCGACCGACCTGTTGGACCGAGTCGTGCGCCTGGCGGACCTCCCCGCCCTCGCGGCACGCCAGCTGGCCGCCGAACTGCGGACGACGAGCGCGGAGTCGATCGTCCCGCATCTCGCACGGGCCCTGCCCGATCAGCTCCCTCCGCCCGGCGATTCCCGCACCGGACTGCTGCGGGCCGCCGTCGAGGCGATGTCACCGAGTGCGGACCATCGCCCGGACGGGGTAAGGGAGTTGGCGCGCCGTCTCGCCGTCAGCGAGCGTCAGTTGCGGAACCTCTTCGCGGACGGTGTGGGTGTCTCGCCGAAGCTCTACGCCCGCATCGCCCGGGTACGCCATCTGCTGGCCCACCGCTCCCCCGCCGTGCCGTGGGCGCAGCTCGCGACGGCCACCGGGTACTACGACCAGTCGCACATGACCGCCGACTTCCGCACGCTGATGGGAGTGCCCCCGACCTCGTACTTCACCGGGCGCCTTCCGGCCGCGCAGCCCTGTCGGCCGCTGGACCGGGCTCAGAGCCGGTAG
- a CDS encoding VOC family protein: MGSTVTNIAIDCANAYLLARFWSDVTGHQLDPEDEPGDAETEIMLPGGPALHFNEVPEPKSAKNRLHLCLRPDTSRDAEVERLLSLGASLVADRREPDGWGWVVLADPEGNEFCILLAESERAALSS; encoded by the coding sequence ATGGGATCAACGGTGACGAACATAGCGATCGACTGTGCGAACGCCTACCTACTGGCGCGGTTCTGGAGCGATGTGACCGGACACCAGCTGGATCCCGAGGACGAGCCGGGTGACGCCGAGACCGAGATCATGCTGCCCGGCGGCCCGGCCTTGCACTTCAACGAGGTTCCGGAGCCGAAGTCGGCCAAGAACAGGCTCCATCTGTGCCTGCGCCCCGATACCTCGCGGGACGCGGAGGTTGAGCGGCTGCTGAGCCTGGGCGCCTCCCTGGTCGCCGATCGCCGCGAACCCGACGGCTGGGGCTGGGTCGTTCTCGCCGACCCGGAGGGCAACGAGTTCTGCATATTGCTGGCCGAATCCGAGCGGGCCGCATTGTCCTCGTGA
- a CDS encoding acyl-CoA thioesterase — translation MAEPFSVPVTVRGYETDVQGHLNQSVYLQYGEHARWSLLQAAGIRQADLMANGVGPVALETTVSYRRELLAGDEVEVTCVFVWGEGKTFRIEQTIRKADGTVAAEITGVGGLMDLKIRKLVTNPREYFRKLAADPTAFGL, via the coding sequence ATGGCCGAGCCGTTTTCCGTCCCCGTCACCGTCCGGGGCTATGAGACCGATGTGCAGGGGCATCTGAACCAAAGCGTGTACCTCCAGTACGGGGAGCACGCCCGCTGGTCGCTGCTCCAGGCCGCCGGGATCCGCCAGGCCGACCTGATGGCGAACGGCGTCGGCCCGGTGGCCCTGGAGACGACCGTGAGCTATCGGCGGGAACTGCTCGCCGGTGACGAGGTCGAGGTGACCTGTGTCTTCGTGTGGGGCGAGGGCAAGACGTTCCGCATCGAGCAGACGATTCGCAAGGCCGACGGCACGGTGGCGGCCGAGATCACCGGCGTGGGCGGCCTGATGGACCTCAAGATCCGCAAGCTGGTGACGAACCCCCGCGAGTACTTCCGCAAGCTGGCCGCGGACCCGACGGCGTTCGGACTCTGA